The Catharus ustulatus isolate bCatUst1 chromosome 26, bCatUst1.pri.v2, whole genome shotgun sequence genome has a window encoding:
- the LOC117007384 gene encoding basic proline-rich protein-like, giving the protein MGDFGGVLCSGTLGCPDSDPQRSGRAPRWLGSVGKTKLAGAGSRRRGWGCRELGRFSSNAPPTGELPTGEPPTGELPTGELPTGEPPTGELPTGEPPTGEPPSGELPTGEPPTGEPPTGELPTGEPPTGELPTGEPPSGELPTGEPPTGELPTGDPPSGEPPTCELPTGEAPTCEPPSGELATGEPPPGELLSVNHPREKTGVEKLA; this is encoded by the exons atgggggattttgggggtgtgcTTTGTTCTGGCACCCTGGGGTGTCCGGACAGCGATCCCCAGCGTTCAGGGAGAGCTCCCCGCTGGCTCGGCAGCGTCGGCAAGACAAAGCTGGCAGgcgctggcagcaggaggaggggatggggctgccGGGAACTCGGGCGCTTTTCCAGCAATGCCCCGCCCACGG GTGAGCTGCCCACGGGTGAACCGCCCACAGGTGAGCTGCCCACAGGTGAGCTGCCCACGGGTGAGCCGCCCACAGGTGAGCTGCCCACGGGTGAACCGCCCACAGGTGAACCACCCTCAGGTGAGCTGCCCACAGGTGAACCGCCCACGGGTGAACCACCCACGGGTGAGCTGCCCACAGGTGAACCACCCACAGGTGAGCTGCCCACAGGTGAACCACCCTCAGGTGAGCTGCCCACGGGTGAACCACCCACAGGTGAGCTGCCCACAGGTGACCCACCCTCGGGTGAGCCTCCCACGTGTGAGCTGCCCACAGGTGAAGCACCCACGTGTGAACCACCCTCAGGTGAGCTGGCCACAGGTGAGCCGCCCCCGGGTGAGCTGCTAAGTGTGAACCACCCACGTGAAAAAACTGGCGTGGAAAAACTCGCATGA
- the LOC117007383 gene encoding uncharacterized protein LOC117007383, with amino-acid sequence MLTKGQQLSDGRNFPDGEAFFTAHLAWILIPGSLTGPRGRFPVLNRRLSQNLSLDVEDQHPIQHTVSGNRTVINCRGPEGRLCSVTMYEVLFCFSKRQKPPSDAAAVPAFKYFGDVLASIPKRALGKHQEITEPFRLEKSSDITESKLCPSPPCPQPRALSPGQLQGPQTSPGSPFQCPASLFMWGIPPEPPWSSSPPIAGSEPDPIEFWGCHHILHPAFQGSDSEYEVDPGHQKGISRAQAYSYTESDSGEPEHTPLSNSTSTQQSSLFRPKASRTPTPQTPGNAPSSQPGTLYCPPSSLAPGSRAPIAGFSSFV; translated from the exons ATG ctGACTAAGGGACAACAGCTCAGTGACGGCAGGAATTTCCCAGATGGTGAAGCTTTTTTTACTGCACACCTGGCATGGATTCTCATACCTGGATCTCTGACAG GTCCCCGAGGCAGATTTCCGGTTCTCAACCGCCGCCTTTCACAGAACCTATCCCTTGACGTCGAGGACCAGCATCCTATTCAGCATACTGTTTCAG GAAATCGAACTGTCATCAACTGTCGTGGTCCAGAAGGACGATTATGTTCTGTTACTATGtatgaggttttattttgttttagcaaGAGGCAGAAACCccccagtgatgctgcagccGTCCCAGCCTTTAAATACTTTGGGGATGTGCTTGCCAGCATTCCCAAAAGAGCACTGGGAAAGCACCAGGAAATCACAGAACcgtttaggctggaaaagagctctgaCATCACCGAATccaagctgtgcccatccccaccttgtccccagcccagagccctgagtccaggacagctccagggaccccaaacctccccgggcagccccttccagtgcccgGCCTCCCTTTTCATGTGGGGAATTCCTCCCGAACCCCCCTGGTCCAGCTCCCCTCCCATTGCTGGATCAGAGCCTGACCCtattgaattttggggttgtcACCACATCCTCCATCCCGCTTTTCAGGGCAGTGACAGCGAGTACGAGGTGGACCCGGGGCACCAGAAGGGCATCTCCCGGGCACAGGCTTACAGCTACACCGAGAGCGATTCGGGCGAGCCCGAGCACACCCCGCTCTCCAACAGCACCTCCAcgcagcagagcagcctgttccgccccaaagccagcaggactcccaccccccagacccccggcaatgcccccagcagccagcccGGGACCCTGTACtgccctcccagcagcctggccccCGGCTCCAGAGCTCCCATAGCTGGGTTTTCCTCTTTCGTTTGA